The window AATAGCATAAATTTACTATGTTTAGAAAAATTTCAATTATCGGAACAGGCTTAATTGGCGGTTCGCTCGGTTTGGCATTTAAACAAATGAGAAATTTAAAAGTAGTCGGTTTTGACACTAATACGCAAGCGCTTGAAAAGGCAATTGAAATAGGCGCAATTGATGAAGGGATAAGTTCAATAGAAAACGCTGTGAATGATTCTGATGTGATTTTCTTGTGTACCCCACTTAACGAAATTATAAAGTTGCTTCCGTTGGTTTCAAAATTTGCCAAACTTGGGACAATAATAACAGATGTTGGTAGCGTAAAAAAAGCAGTGCTTGACGCGGCAAAAAATATAAAAAACGATGTCTATTTCATCGGCGGACACCCAATGGCTGGCTCAGAAAAAAAAGGCATTTCATACGCTGATCCTTTTCTCTTTCAAAATGCCGTCTACGCACTTTGCCCAGGTCCAGATGTGCCGATAAAAGTCATAAACGATTTAACAATTTTGATAAAATTAACCGGAGCCAATGTCGTATTAATTGACCCAGAAATTCACGATAAAATAGCTGGATACATAAGCCACTTGCCACAATTGCTCGCTGTCTTGCTAGTTAACACCGCTGGCGATTTGGGAACTGAATACCTAACACTCGCTGGCGGTGGCTTTAGAGACCTTACAAGAATAGCATCAAGCCAATTTGAAATATGGAACGATATAATTTCACTAAACAGAGAAAAACTCCTTGAGGCAATTGATGCCTTTATAGTTGGACTTAACAAATACAAGTCATATCTTTTGAACAACGAAATTGAAAAATTTAGAGATGAATTTGACAGGGCTTTCAAACTTAGAAACGAGATACCTTTAACCGCGAAAGGTTTTATACACAAACTATATGATGTTTTTATCGTGGTTGAGGATAGACCCGGGGTTTTGAGCAAAATTTCCACTGCACTTTATGAGGGCGGGCTAAATATAAGAGACATTGAACTCCTGCGCGTCAGAGAAGGCATTGGTGGAACTTTCAGAATTTCATTTGAAAGCGAAAGGGACGCAAACAAGGCGATTGAAATAATAAAATCACTCGGTTACAAGGTCTTCACGAGATGATTGAAAAATTTTTGAACATATTCAAGAAAAGAAAAGAAGAGGAAACGCTTGAAATAAAATTAACACCACGAACACTCATTGTCCTATGTGGCGTTGCCGGTAGCGGTAAATCAACCTTTGCCAAAAAATTCTTCAAAAAAACACAAATCGTCTCGTCCGACCATTGCAGAGCAATGATATCAGATAACCCAGCAAACCAGGCGGTTTCAAAACATGCCTTTGATTTGTTTTATTTCATCATTGAAAAAAGATTGCTCGTGGGTCGGCTCACCGTAGCGGATGCAACATCTCTCTCCAAAGAAACAAGGCAAAAACTGATTGAAATCGCAAGAAAATACGGCTTTAAAGTCGCAATAATCGTCTTTGACATACCCATAGAAATCTGCATAGAAAGAGACCAAAAAAGAAAACGGAAAGTAGGTGAGGAAGTGATCAAATATCAATATGCAAACTTCATTGAAGCAAAGAAATCAATACCGACGGAAGGATTTGACGAAATTTTCATCCTTAACGAAAAAACGCTTGACACTGCAATAATTAAAATCATCCCTACTCAAGCAAGTCCAAATAACTCAGCAAGTTTTTGATTACGTTTTAAAACCGTCATCAAGAAATTTTGCATTGAATAAACCTCAACAGCAAAGGCAAGGAAACCAAGGTATCCGAGAAGTGGCATTTCAAAAATTTTCGGTCCCGCAAATGGGATCGGCACAGTATAAATCCACCTTCCTATAGCCCAATAATTCCAAAACTCCCAAAGGATTCCACAAATTAGACCAGCTAAAAAAAGTGATAAAAGCGTTGTCATCTTCCCAGATTCAAACTCTCGGAATAAGCTCTCACCACCAAGTTTATAACTTATCGGCTCAAGCAGAAACGCAAACCCAACCCAAACAAGCGCAAAAAGATAAGAAGCAACTTCAGATGGTAAAACCAATGGAATTACAAGGCATAAAACTCCAACGATAAAGTAAATGGTTAGCTTTGTGTCCGTTGTTTTAGAGGGTTTCTTGTTCAAATTTTTAAACAAAGGATTTACAAGTTGGTTCGTCTCAAGTATCGCTGGGAAAATAGTCGCAAAAGACCAAACATAACCAAATGTCCTCGCAAGAGCGCTATCAGGTAAACCGACATAAAACCAATTTTTAAGGTGAAAATTATATGCCTCAAAAATCAACCAACAAAGCACAGACCAAGGCAACATCAAGATGAATTCATTTCTACGATTTTTTATGAGTGAGTTTCCGTAAAGCTTGAAATTCAACGCATCAACAAAGAGAATGTAACCAGTCCAAACTATCGGCGTGAAATAAATTCCAACAATTTTAACCCCCATAAAAAGCAAAATTTCAGCAAGTATGATTATAAAAATGCCGATGTATCCATAAAATGGCATATCCTGCTTTCAAATTTTTTTTAACTTATTTCAATATCATTGGGAAGTTCGTTAATATCGTCTGGTTTTATCGGAAAATGCGCGGAAAGAATTTTACCAATCTCATCCAAACCGAAAAGAAGTCCATCAAGATATTTACCTTCTTTAAATTTCTCAACCATCTTGTCGGCGATTTTCTGCCATGTTTCATTCTCAACCTTTGAGTTTATACCTTCATCTGCAATTATTTGTAGTTTCCTTTCAGATAATAAAAGAAAAATTAAGACGCCTGTCTTGTCCCTTGTTTTATCCATTCCGAGCCGATAAAACTCCCTCAATGCGATGTCAAAGATAGAAAGTTTTCTTTCAATCAAACTTCTTTTTTCACGGATTGAGACGCGAACCTCACCGCTTGTACTTTTCTCTATCTGTGCGATTTTTTCCGAAATTTTTTTCAAATCATCATTTGTGAAAATTTCTCTAACCTTAAGCATACGGGATTTGTGTTAATTTTATTTACCAGCTACTACTTGCTCCTCCGCCTCCGAAGCTTCCGCCACCGCCTGACCATCCACCACCTCCGAAACCGCCGGATGAAAACCCACCCCATCCTCCTCCTCTTCTTCTTTCACTCATTGAACCAAGCAACCACATCCAAAATAAAGCTGAGTCATACCCAGACGAATGAACGCTATAATGCCTAACGCCACGGATAAGCGACAAAATAAAGGTCAAAAAAATGAAAGCAATAATGATCAAGACGAGAATCGCTCCGAAACTTGTCTCAGGGCGTTTGCGAGGATCAGCTTTAAACTCACCTTTTGTAGCGGAAATTACCGCATCAATTCCTTCATTTATGCCGTTGAAATAATCACCCCGCCTAAATTTAGGGCGAACTATATTTCTCAAGATTTGATCGCAAAGCGCATCTGGCAATGCACCTTCAAGACCATAACCAACTTCAAGACGCATCTTCCTATCTTGAATCGCTATCAAAAAAAGAACGCCGTTGTCTCTTCCCTTTTGACCGAGTTTATTCTCTTCAACAACTTTCATTGAGAAGTCCTCAAGATCTTCCCCTTCAAGAGAAGGTATAATCAAGACAGCAATTTGATTCGTAGTCTCCTCTTCAAATTTTCGTAACTTTTCTTCAAGGAAATTAACCTGTTCCGGTGTTAAGACACCGACAAGGTCGGTCACGCGCTGTCTTAACTTTGGGATTTCAATCGCAAAGGAAAACGATACAAGCAATAAAAGAACCAAAAAAGCGGAATTTAATCTTCTCACATCGCAAATGTTTTTGTTGTAGAGCAAAATTTTATCCTCGTCCGTCAACTCTTTCCTTTTCAATCGCCTCCACAACAGCAATAGCTGCCATGTTGACTATCTCACTGACCTCGGCACCCGTTTGAAGCACATGAACTGGTTTCTTCATCCCCATAAGTATAGGACCAATTACATCAGCGCCACCAATTCTATAGACAAGTTTATAAGCGATGTTAGCTGAGTTCAGGTCTGGGAATATCAGAACATTGGCTGGACCTTTGCCTTTAAGAGTTGAGAACGGATACATTTCATCAATTATCTCTGGAACGACAGCGGTATCTGCCTGCATTTCCCCATCAACGATTAAGTCAGGGGCTTTTTGCCGTATGATTTCAACCGCCTTTTTAACCTTAAGCGAATACGGGTTCTCGGTGCTTCCGAAGTTACTAAACGAAAGCAAAGCCACAACCGGCTCAATATTAAATCTCCTTGCCGTCTCAGCCGAAGCTATCGCAATTTCGGCGAGTTCCTCCGGTGTTGGATCAATATTTACGGTCGTATCAGCAAAGAAAAATGTCCCCTTCTTTGTAATCATTATGTAAAGACCCGAAACCCGTGTAAATCTCTCATCCATTCGTATTATTTGAAGCGCTGGGCGAATTGTGTCCGGATAGTGAGATGTCAAACCAGATATCAAACCATCCGCATCACCCATTCTAACCATCATTGAGCCGAAATAATTTGGCAAAGTCATAATTTTATACGCTTCTTTCAATGTTACACCCTTGCGCTGACGCAAACGATAATACTCTTGAACATATTCTTCAAATCTCGGATACTTCATCGGTTCAACGATTTGAATCTCTTTCAAACTTAATTTATTTTCCTCTATCCTTTGCCTTATCACATTTTCAGAACCAATCAAAATTGGCTTCGCTATTCCCTCATCAATGAGGATTTGACTTGCTTTCAAGATTTTCACCTCTTCTCCTTCAGGGAAAACGATTCTCTTTGGATTTCTCTTAGCTATAGCAAATATCGGTCTCATTATTTCCCTTGAGATACCAAGACGAACCTCAAGTTGATGTTTATATTCCTCCCAATCTTTTATTTCAACTCTTGCGACACCGCTTTCAATTGCTGCCTTAGCCACGGCTGGCGCAACCCAAGTTAAAACTCTTGGATCAAACGGCTTAGGGATTATGTAATTTCTTCCAAATTCAATTTTCTCTCCACCATAAGCCCTTATCACGGAATCCGGAACATCTTGCTTCGCAAGTTGTGCCAGTGCACGAGCAGCAGCAAGTTTCATCTC is drawn from Candidatus Thermokryptus mobilis and contains these coding sequences:
- a CDS encoding prephenate dehydrogenase; this translates as MFRKISIIGTGLIGGSLGLAFKQMRNLKVVGFDTNTQALEKAIEIGAIDEGISSIENAVNDSDVIFLCTPLNEIIKLLPLVSKFAKLGTIITDVGSVKKAVLDAAKNIKNDVYFIGGHPMAGSEKKGISYADPFLFQNAVYALCPGPDVPIKVINDLTILIKLTGANVVLIDPEIHDKIAGYISHLPQLLAVLLVNTAGDLGTEYLTLAGGGFRDLTRIASSQFEIWNDIISLNREKLLEAIDAFIVGLNKYKSYLLNNEIEKFRDEFDRAFKLRNEIPLTAKGFIHKLYDVFIVVEDRPGVLSKISTALYEGGLNIRDIELLRVREGIGGTFRISFESERDANKAIEIIKSLGYKVFTR
- a CDS encoding AAA family ATPase gives rise to the protein MIEKFLNIFKKRKEEETLEIKLTPRTLIVLCGVAGSGKSTFAKKFFKKTQIVSSDHCRAMISDNPANQAVSKHAFDLFYFIIEKRLLVGRLTVADATSLSKETRQKLIEIARKYGFKVAIIVFDIPIEICIERDQKRKRKVGEEVIKYQYANFIEAKKSIPTEGFDEIFILNEKTLDTAIIKIIPTQASPNNSASF
- a CDS encoding TPM domain-containing protein, yielding MLKVREIFTNDDLKKISEKIAQIEKSTSGEVRVSIREKRSLIERKLSIFDIALREFYRLGMDKTRDKTGVLIFLLLSERKLQIIADEGINSKVENETWQKIADKMVEKFKEGKYLDGLLFGLDEIGKILSAHFPIKPDDINELPNDIEIS
- a CDS encoding TPM domain-containing protein, coding for MKRKELTDEDKILLYNKNICDVRRLNSAFLVLLLLVSFSFAIEIPKLRQRVTDLVGVLTPEQVNFLEEKLRKFEEETTNQIAVLIIPSLEGEDLEDFSMKVVEENKLGQKGRDNGVLFLIAIQDRKMRLEVGYGLEGALPDALCDQILRNIVRPKFRRGDYFNGINEGIDAVISATKGEFKADPRKRPETSFGAILVLIIIAFIFLTFILSLIRGVRHYSVHSSGYDSALFWMWLLGSMSERRRGGGWGGFSSGGFGGGGWSGGGGSFGGGGASSSW
- the pta gene encoding phosphate acetyltransferase, with product MGVKVRREEALEYHSKGRKGKLEVIPSKPCLTQRDLSLAYTPGVAEPCREIYKNPDLAYEYTMKGNFVAVISNGTAVLGLGDIGALAGKPVMEGKAVLFKRFADIDAIDIEINEKDPDKLIEIIASLEPTFGGINLEDIKAPECFYIEEELKKRMNIPVFHDDQHGTAIISGAALLNALELAGKKIDEVKVVFNGAGASAIACARFYVLLGVKKENIVMCDRKGVIYKGRKEDMNPYKEEFATDKFSDGATLKDALVGADVFVGLSVGNVVTKEMLKTMADNPIVFAMANPDPEISYEDAIEARDDIIMATGRSDYPNQVNNVLGFPFIFRGALDVRARSINEEMKLAAARALAQLAKQDVPDSVIRAYGGEKIEFGRNYIIPKPFDPRVLTWVAPAVAKAAIESGVARVEIKDWEEYKHQLEVRLGISREIMRPIFAIAKRNPKRIVFPEGEEVKILKASQILIDEGIAKPILIGSENVIRQRIEENKLSLKEIQIVEPMKYPRFEEYVQEYYRLRQRKGVTLKEAYKIMTLPNYFGSMMVRMGDADGLISGLTSHYPDTIRPALQIIRMDERFTRVSGLYIMITKKGTFFFADTTVNIDPTPEELAEIAIASAETARRFNIEPVVALLSFSNFGSTENPYSLKVKKAVEIIRQKAPDLIVDGEMQADTAVVPEIIDEMYPFSTLKGKGPANVLIFPDLNSANIAYKLVYRIGGADVIGPILMGMKKPVHVLQTGAEVSEIVNMAAIAVVEAIEKERVDGRG